Part of the Quercus lobata isolate SW786 chromosome 6, ValleyOak3.0 Primary Assembly, whole genome shotgun sequence genome, ATTTCATTGATGATGACACAGAAAACACTATACTTCTCTCAATTGATCAGTGAAAAAGGTCTTAGACCCTCAGGTTTCATGAAGAAATATCCATATTCTTCAAATAAGCACATTGAAAGATGGGTAAGAACtggataattataatatttgtgGCACAGTTAAAATTAGATTACTTGAAGGCCTGTGGCATAATCTGGGTAATTGATTCAGAATGCAAGGGACTTTTTTGTGATAAGTGAGAATGCAAGGGATAATTAATGAAAACCACAAGCTACTCAGTGAAATctcccaaataaataaataaataaataaataaatatatatatatatatatattaattaaaatactacTAATATGAATGCACAAGCTaataccataaaaaataaaataaaataaaagacacaaaAGGAAAAGGATGATGACAACATACGCAGATGCATTACGATAAGACTAGTGAGAAACTACAAGCAGTTAAAAATGCCTCCTAACAGCATTTCTAATATAGAAAAATTCAAGCTTAACCAACCATTGTAATCTCTTATGACAATCAAAATGTTCTCCGCGAAATTTACACCAATCACCTCCCATAAAGGATAATGTTAATGAAAACCCTTCAAGAAAATATCCAGCATTATTGATACGTAACATCTAAATGcgtttcttttcccttttttatttcttttatattccGTTCCATTTCCTTTAGGTTGGAGGACAGTATATTTATTGTTCATTGGGAGGAGGGGGATAGTCATCTTGTTTAAATAAGGTTGTAGCTTTGTATAAGGAAGCATTAGAAGTACTAAATCTAACATATGcacttgagaaaaaaataagaaaaaaacaaattcctAGTATACATCAGAAATTCTGTTATGGATTCTACCATGTGTTTCAACTTCAAGGTAACCCGTTCAAAAAGTATTTGGTATTTTTCCAAccccatttgttttttttggatttaaaaaaaaaaaaaaaaaatcattaaagtaGGGTATAAAACTGACACCCTGCCAACTAATATTTCCATTATATAACACTTGAGTATGATAAAATGTATTACCATATTTCCATTATATTACCACTTGAGTATGCTGCTCTTCACTTATTATCAGGCAGAAGCATTTCTAATATAACCTATAATTATGCATATTTGGTACACCAGCTAGTTCAAAATGTCATGTTAATGAGGTGTGGGATATCAGTATATGATATGGCTTTAATCATTATTTGCAATCCATGCACATAGGTGCCATGAGCAGAATACCAGCTTATTAAGCAGAAAAAGGAATCATGGACTCATCTTCCTCCCTAGTAAACCTATTCCCAGTGCTCTACTTGTCTATGCAATTGTTGAACCTCCCTTGAGCTCAACTAATGGTCTCGTTTCTTTTCAGGCTAGCTCCATAAATTTAACATTAATCTTTCGCAATGGTAAAATCAATTCTTCCACCATCCATAGCATCTAGATCATAActatggtgttttgaggaaactctttttttatatataagcaATGTTTTGAGAAATTCAGTAAATCAAAATATGCCAAGATAGCTCTCTGTTATTGCAAACAACTAATCATTGGTTGGGTAGTCTCATTATATACTCTAAAACAAgggatttatttttatttttttggttttctttggcTTCTTGAAAGATTGCTGACTTCAACTGCAGTCCTTCAAccactttttaatatttaaaaaaaaaaaaatcatgtaactACTGCTGAGAGCTGGGGGAGGTTAAACCCGGTGAACCAACACTCTTGGTGAAAAAAATTATCCCGCCTTTATGATTCAGAGCAAGAGGAGGTCAATGAACTCAAGCATCACCATATCATCAAGATGGACCTTACTCATCAAGAACTGAGTGGCAGAAAGGCTGGGCATTCTACTTCTAAATCACAGGTCTCTTTGGAAGCCTAAGTGGTGCTTCATCAGCTTTCATCTCTCTCAGCCTTCTAGGCTCCAGTTCCAAAGCATGAGGATTAATCTAAGTTGTTTGGTTCTGGGTTAAGGCATTTGATAAATCAACCTAACCCAAGAGCCAACAGTGACGTGtgatttggtttctttttttgaaaaagaaaatgcatttaaagttttttttgtgttaaaatttagttgtttgaatttattattattattattggataattcaatagttggggagGGGGGATTTAAACACTAAATGTCTCCGTTGGAAACATTAGAAGGTGCTAATTGAGCTGGAAAGATCCAATTGCTAATCCACACATGTACCATTCTCTTATAAGCTAAAATAGCTAAAATAAACCATCAACATAAAAGAATTGCAAAAGGTCCATTCAAGAACTTTCATGGATTAGGTCGATTATGTTCCATTAGCCAATGTGTTGGTTCTAGGTTGATACCAAATCTCTGCAACCATTACTTAACTACATCAGAATTAAATTATAACAACTTTGCTGGAAACATCTAGAAATTAAGACTGGACAAGCCCTCTTTAAATAAACAACAAGCAGGATTGGTTCAAACTTTTCTCAGGAAAAATATACAGGATTGGTAGCACCAAGCAAAGGTGGGGTGACATTGGAGGAGGTAAGAGAACAAAATGATAGCAAACTAATGATTAAGAAGATGAAGTAGGATGCAATGGTTAATTATTTGCTGGAAAATGCCACACCATTTGTAATGCTTGGTCTTATTCATCAGTTCCAATGGATGgccatatttcaatttatttaactTAGATAGTTAAACTTAAGGATCTCACAAAATAAGCACCCAGGAATTTCAGTAACGTTGTAATCATTTATGTAATAATTTCGGTTTCAAGGAGGAAGATTTATGACTTGCAAAagaacattttcctttttattgattttaaatgAATACTTTTAAAGTAATCAATTttgtaaacaaaaattttgaatttattatacTTCAACTGATGTTTCAAGTAATATCATTGACCTCAAGTTTattaaaattaacaatttacCAGTTAAGCAGTTTTCCTTAGAAAGAGAGCTAATTTACAATTCAACCTCCTAGTACTCATCTAAGTTCCTTGTCAAAACTATATGCTGATTGACTTAGGACAACTTTGGATTTGTTATCCAGGTGTTTTCTGTTTGCAtagttgccaaaaaaaaaataaaaaaaaaatgaaagaaacaaaaaaggggaaaaaaaagaagaagaaaagaatgaagaataAAAGGATAATTCTTAAATCATATTACAAATAAACAGCTTTTAGATATTCTTAGAAACAACCTTTTTCAATTGTGCTATGTTTCTATATTCTACATCTGGTTCAAGAAACCAAATCCTCTCCATGTGTAGAACAATCATTTAATTGTGTGAAGTGCCCAGTTTATGTTGTACTGACATTAAATCATATAAGAGTAGGGATGGTAGCTGGGTAGAGAAGGATCAGATCAAGGGTGCCTCATCCCCTCTTTCAGGAAGGGAAAACCTGCATGGAGCAGGTTGGGGGTAATTTGCCATCCCTAAATTGATGTGGCTTCCGCATAAATGAAGTAGAGATGAAAGAGAAGGGGAAGGGACATTCAGGAGAGTCAAGGGTGAGAAAGAAAGCAAATGTTTAGGGGATGGTActaaaatatgaacaaaaaataaattataaataggATTTGTATAAAAGAGATTAacttaaattaattgaaatatatatttaataaaaatatacatatagaCATTCAGGGCAGGGCAAGACAGGTCGGGGCAAGCAAAACCCCTCCCCACCCCATTACCTCTTTAGGCCGGGGAAAACCCGTGTGGGTCAAGTGGGGCAGGGAATTTTTTGCCATCCCTATATCAGAGGTTAATGATAATTCATATGTTAGAATTTCTGGTGCTGTTATAAGTTAACTCAGGGGCAATTCCAAGAAGTTTTAGAAATACTGCCCCTTTTAAGCAATTAGAACACAACAAGTGTAGAAGAGATCGATTCAACGATTTCATAGAAGATAGATGACCTCAGAATCATGCAGAGGTCTAAAAACACTAGCCACAGAAAGATAGAGATTTCATCCAACTGTAATTAAGGGAACACGCCGAAATACTGAACCTTAGATGATTTAGAATATGAACTGCTACCAGCAATAAAGCAGGGTTTTTTCTTTCATAAGAAGAGTTACATAAATGCATACAGCAATTTTCTGTTTTAAACATATCAACCTTTCAAACTATATGAAAATGGGAGAGAAGCATATCAAAGTAAATAGTCCAATAGAAAACGAATGCTCAAAGTAGAGTTAAAAGTCTACGGATTATTAAATCTcagagtataaaaagaaaataaataatacaaaaagaTATGGCTATTTGCTAGCACTTGGCATTTTCCTTCTAACCCTTCTTAAAATCTCAGATCACTTGGTGGGTTTCTTTGATACTCGGTGCCTAATACATCAAGTAAACTTGGTAGAACATATCAAAAGCCAGTGAATCAACTACGATATGAATTTCTATCAAGTTTTTACACTTACACATAAGGGCCAACTCATTTACTAAGCAATATAAAAATTCTTGCATAATGTtctcattttctattttgtcATTCAAAAAACATGTCGTCAAGGAGAGAACATTACCAATTAGAACAAAGCAAGTGAAAACACTTATGATAAATATTAGCAAGCAAATCTGGTCACTAAGAAGTAGAATCCATTGAATGAATTTCAAACATTACCTGCTACCTGGATCTGTCATATcgacatcatcaacatcaaaaGGACAATCAAACTCAGGATCATCAAAATCATCTGGTAAAGACCTGCTTGAGCTTCTGGAAAATGAAATCCGCGGTGAGTCATTGGATGGTATCTTCGttccaaaatattttctgtTGTCATCCTTCCCAAGAGAGAACAACTATAGCAGataaaaagaaatcataaatGAAAGAAATACATCCAACACTACAACTACTGTGATGAAATACATAGATATACCTGCTCAACTGCGGCACCAGTCTGAATTGGACCTGTAAATTTATCAGTCCTCAAAGTACCAGATCTTGTATTCTTAATGGGAGGAGACGGTGGCAAATATTGCTTGTTGGACAATGCAGGCAAACTAGAGAGCCTAGTAGTAGGTATGTTTACCGGCGCACTTTCAGATCGTAAAAGATCCTTTGAAAGATGAGCTCCAGGAATATATATTGGTGGTGATGGAGTAGGGGAGGGTGAAAATGTAGGAGATGGACAGTACTCATCAAAACTGGTAGTATTCTTATGAGCTATAGATGTTCCAGGTGGATGAGGTGGCAGGCTTGTGGGTGGGAATCGGCGGGAAGCTGGGTTGGAAATTGAAGCATTCGATTCCGAATGTGTAGGTGAAGGTGAGAAAGAAACCGTAGGAGAAGAAGCTCTATAAAGGTCAAAACCCCAACTATGCCGCCTAGAAAATGGCAATGATGAAGGAGAGCCATGATTCCCCAACCCTGCCACAGGTAGGGATGGAAATCTTTTGAGCGGTTCTGCCAATGGGCTGCCTACATAATCTGGTATAACTTGTGGGGTAAGAGGAGTTGGTTCAGAGCTTAAATCCAAGAGTGATGAACGATACAAGACCAATAGGCAAAGCCTACCGGCAGTAGTTTCAATAGGGGTGAAATCAAAACGCTGCATTTCAGCCTCTGCACTACGAGGGAAGGGTTCAATAACAGAAGACACATGATAAGCAAGACTAAATGTTCGGAGCTGGGCAGAGGAATTAAGGTCACGAAAGACCTTATAAGCAGGTAAAAGCCTAACAGTGAGATACAAAGACCTGAGAAGCAACATGGATTTCTTGTACAAGGTATGCAAAGTAGTATTACCAGACCTCCTGCTGCTCCCTGAACTATGATTATCCTTAACTTTCCTAGTATGATCATACTGCAGTACCCATCTCTCTATAACAATTTCTTCCCTTGTGGGCGAAAAATTAAGTGTTGGGTCCCAATCAAGAGGCCTTTGAAGAACTAACACTACATCAACCACCATAGGTTCTGGGTTGCTGTGGTGCCAGAGATCAAGATTCTCCATGGCACCAGGGTATCCCCTAAGTGCCAAATTAAACCACTTGTCCCTCGGCCTCGGCCTCACACTCGATGCAGCAGAGGTCGAGGCCGAGGCCGAGGCCGAGGACGAGGAAGAGGATGGGGATGACAACGACATCGACATGATTTGCTCACCACTAAAATTACGAGAAGACACATATGGGGTTCTAGACTCCAATATTATGTGGAGGCTTTTGGTATAGAATTCTGTGATTATTTGTTCCAATTTCGCAGCATCAGAATGCGAATGATTACCACGAGAGGGTGGCATGTtaacttcttctctttttcctcGTTTAGCAGAGTTTTACAATATCGTATAACCGAAACTCAGAAACCCTTTTTTCACAGCAACAACAGAAACCCCTATGCAAAGCAATTcactgaaaaaataaaactatgaaAATTAAGAAACTGCAGCAAGAACTTAGATTTAAATAGAATCTAAGCTTCAATCATAAATAAGAACAAGGTACGATGATCTTATCATAAGCgaagaaaaattagaataataatttataataaagaaaaaagaccGAGCAAGCATAGACTCACAGTTGAGTAGTAGTTCGTGTCGTACAAGAAAAGCGTGTGGGTACTGAGTACAAGGGTTTATTTAATCgctttggtgtttttttttttctctctttaatatttttaaaaaggtttATTCTTCAGCAAACGCAAAACTCAGGAACCTGAAGGGACAGAAAAGGGATTTACGtatttttaagagagagagagagagagctttatgGAGTATGTGTAGGTCCACTTTAGAAGCTGTATGGAATTATGTCTTGTCTATcttcttatttgttttcttatttttttccaagatcctaatattaattttttctaatagAGATACTTATAGAgtcaaattatatattcattGAATATGAAGAAAAACTTGTGtcactttattaattatattatctatcactttaatgtataatttaccaaaaattaatatataaactcTCTATAGTGAAGAAGTTAATATGAGTAAAATGtcttattattgaaaaaattgacatggacaaaacttttattttttcactttattaattattattatctatcactttaatgtataatttaccaaaaaataatatataaactcTCTATAGTGAAGAAGTTAATATGAGTAAAACGTCTTCGCATTGAAGAAGTTAGTATGAGTAAAAAGTCTTCACATTGAAGAAGTTGACAtggacaaaaaagaagagataccGGACAAAATATAAATCTAAAAGATAGAATTAAAATCTCACTTAACTTGTGTATTGAAAGTCCTTGACGCATTGGGCCGTGTGAAGAGGAAATAAGCAATTGTGATAAATAGACTTGCCATCATATACTACTTTAGTTTACCAACAAgtctataattttaataaaaaaagaataaaaaaattcatatcaaCAAAacgttaataaaatatatatgttagaataaaaaaacaacgtagtaaaaaaaaactagttgataaaaattccaaatttaattcaatccaaaatcttttaaaatttcGGACTAATTTCAAAGTGAATTAATCGTTAATCTCTATCCACACTTTCTTAAAACACCATctttactttataaaaaaataaaaaaataaaaaaggaaaaaatagttTGATATAACTAAAAAGGTTGTATGTTTTTGAGAAGTTGAAAACAACAAATGAAGTgttgtttttatctaaaaagTTACTgcaattttatccaaaaaaattgataaagcattagagaaaaaaaaatctaaatttaacttaatccctttttttttgggactaaTTTATCTTCAAGTTTAAGAAGAAACCTTCTATTAGATAAAATAACGATTTAATTCAATCCAATTTTAATTTCAACGATTTAATtcaatccaattttttttttaaaaaaaaattcagagtAATTCGTCTTCAATTTTAAGAAGAATCCTTgtatagaaaaaattatataatttcaacGTGTTAAGAAGAAGCTAATAAGAACAAATGAAATGgtgtttttatctaaaaaattactgCAATTTGACTAATCCATTACTGCAATTTGATTAACTCATTTGGGGCAACTACAACTTTTAAGCCTTTACTACAATTTGGTGAAACCACTTAGCACATCCATGACTTCTAagtccaaattttattatataatatgttatatgatatgatataagaTGATATAACCtgtgtaaaaataaaagtaaccCAAATATATATCTCTTTGtgtattttctttatatatttcatttaaaattaaaagaatataaaataaaaacaagcataaaaaaaataaagatgaagaagtaaaagttttattgaagagagaaaaatacccaaaaaattaatattacctTTCAAAAGTTTTAGGAGCTCAAATTCATTAAGGTAATAATTTATAATCCTTCATAAAAATTAGTATAAAGTAGTAAAGTTTTTGGAATAATTGATAATAAATTCCatattttgatattgtttttgtagGAGTATTGGGCTCAGgagttcattttttatgtatatattgggcctgaggcccaagccaaggacaAGGGGTTGTCCGAGAAGGAGTAAACATTGTCAAGAGAGCCCTTGTTAGTAAATGAAGAAGTTAGTTTTGATCATAATGGCCCAGGAGGTTGGACCAAGGATGAATGCCTCCTCAGCTAACCATAGCCGAGGTCCGTTAAGGTGATCTACCATCCAGGGGATTGTTTTAGGAAGTTCTATTGGTATGGGTAAGAGTTGCAGAAACAAAGGACAGAAggggagtcctaaaatatctaaggagaaagctgctaccaccgcattaaatgctctacaACTAACTCTttagctgcattaatgtggaggtgatatcTGAACAATGgttttcaaccttacagttaCTACATAAAGACTTTAGGAAAGTggtgatgggacaagtattaaaCACCAACCATCTGGTCTGCACGTGGAGGGTAAAGATGAAAGGGGAAGAGAGTATAAAATGAGAAGGAAGCAATAAGACAGGGGAAccgagaaattaagagaaaaatactATAGCTATCAAGAACTAACTTTGTAATCACacttgaaagaaatatataagaattgatcTCCTCGAACTGTGttgaggacgattttctttagctTAAATAAGTTTATCTTCCTTTTCTTGTCTCTTGAATCCATTATATTTGTTGTCAAACTTGTTAAAGCCTAGTTTTTTcaatccactctctacaaattcattgtattgagctTTTTGAACCTAAGTCCATCCACCTTTTGGGCTAAGGAGCCAAATTTGacccttacaattggcgccatctgtagGAAATTCTGGTGTTATAGTGAGTCTAACGTGCAACTATGGTAGGGTCAGGTCCACACCAAGTAGAATTTATGGGGTCCCAACGTAAAGATCACTTTGCCAATCTTGAACAAAGAAGGGACCGTGATGTTAGTGTGCATACTGCCCACACCAGCAGGAGCCAGTCCTAAAATGCGAGCCACCTTTCTCACGAGGAAGATACTAAGGCTTTGCAATTGGAAATTGATCATCTGAAGAGAAAATTGCGCCACGGATGGCAAAAGAGAACTCTGTTCATTTCTGGCTCTTCTATTGATGATAAAAAGGATCGTAGTTACAGACGCAAATCGAGAACTCCTCCTAGTGAGTCTTTCTTATATGATGAGGACGTCCATCATGAACGCAGAAGCAGAAATTTGTCTTCCAAAGGCTTGGGAAATGACACGATGAGTAGAGCACTCAACCAAATCTCCAAATCAGCCTTCACACGCAGAATCGAGAGAGGGAGACTTCCTTGGCGGTTCACTCAGCCAACGTTCACCATGTATAATGGTCGGATGGACTCTATGGAGCACGTGAGTCACTTTAACTAGAAAGTGACTGTGCACTCCAAGAATGAGGCCTTGATATGTAAGGTGTTCTCCTTTAGTTTAGGGCCCGTGACcatgaggtggtttgatggcTTGGGAGCAGGCTCCATTGATTCCTTTAAGGAGCTCACTCAGGCGTTTGGATCCCGCTTTATTATATGTAGCAGGGTCCTTTGGCCCTTAGATTCCTTGTTGTCTCTATCCATGAGAGAGGGGGAGATTTTGAAAACGTATTCGGACAGATACTTggagatgttcaatgagataaATGGTGACTTTGATGACGTAGCCATCGGGACTTTCAAGGTCGGCCTACCTACTGAGCATTGCTTGAGAAAGTCTCTAACTAGGAAACCTGCAACCAGTGTACGCCAACTTATGAATAGGATAGATAAGTATAAACGGGTCAAAGAGGACCAACAGTAAGGTAAGGGGAAGAGCaaggttatccctcaagagaggagggatttcaggttggATCGCTACAACAATAACAAACCTAGGAGGGATTTTGCTGGGCAATCTAGATCTACGACTTCTCAGGTGGTTAACACTGTGTTTCGAGAACTAGTACATCAAATCTTGGAGAAGATAAAAAGCGAGCCGtacttcaaatggccaaaaaaagtgagaaaaccCCTTAAGGCGCAACCATAGCCTCCATTGCCAATATCACTAAGAGCAggggcataccactgaggattaGAGAACTCTATGGAATCATCTAAAGCAGCTAGTCAGAGAGGGAAGGTTATAGCAGTTTTTGTTTCGGCCTAACAGGCAGGGAGACCATTCAAGGTCAGAGGCTCAGGGGAACGTTTCTTCAAGGCCCCTTTTAGGCAAAATTAATGTCATCTTTACTGCTCCTAAGAGAACCAATTTGCAACCCTTCAAGGTGATGTCTGTGGCTCAGCCGCTCGCTGAGGACGTTAATCTTGTGTTGAAGAAGGCTAGAGTGGAGGTTCGATCGGCGTTGAGCTTTTTGGATATGAACAAGGTGGGAACCATATAATCACATGATGATCCTTTAGTGATCATGCTCAAGATAGGAGGGTATgacgtgaagagggtgatgGTAGACCAGGGCAGTGGTGCAAAGATTATGTACCCTGAtttatacaaggggctgaacctgaagcctgAGAATCTGATAACAACGATTCACCTTTGGTAAGTTTTGATGGAAAAGTTGCCATTCCAAAGTGTCAGATTAGACTACCCATACAAGCAGGTtcagaggtggtggaggtgagcTTCATTGTAGTTGATGCCTATTCTCCCTACACGGCCATCGTGGGAAGACCCTGGCTTCATGCTCTGAAGGCCGTTTCCTCCACTTTGCATTTGAAGGTGAAATGTCCGTCTAGGGACCAGATCAAAGAGCTTGTCGGGAGTCAATCCATGGCTAGACAATGCCTAGTGGCCACAATTTTGCACCAGCCTAGGGTTGAGTCATCGGCTTCTACTGAGGGGGGCTCATAGTAATGAAAGACCTCGGTGTTATCTATCAATGGGTTGGCTAAGGAGGCGAAGTGTGAGGATTTGGAAAAAGTTGTTGTGAGGGATGATTTAGAGAAGTTTTTTCAGGTTGGAGCTCAGCTGCCTCCTCAGGAGAAGGAAGAGCTGATAGAATTTCTCAGGAGGAACGTCGATGTGTTCGTGTGGAGTGCTTACGAAGCTTCAGGGGTGGATCCAAGCTTTATTTGTCATCATTTGAATGTCAATCCATCCGTCACCCCCAAAAAGCTACCTTTTCGATGCTCATCTAAGGATCATTCTGATGCTGTCAAAAAGGAGGTGATGAAGCTCAAGCAGGCTGAGGCCattaaagaggttttttacccTACTTAGCCAAGACCGTggtggtaaagaaaaaaagtggGAAGTGACGagtgtgtgtagacttcacagatTTAAATAAGGCTTGTCCAAAAGAGCCTTTCCCTATGCCTTGGATAGACCAACTAGTGGATGCAACTGTAGGCCATCCTCTGATGAGCTTTTTAAACGCCTTTCAGAGGTTCCATTAAATACCATTTACCTTGGGTGATCAGGAAAAGACGGCTTTTGTCATTCCTATTGGAACCTACCATTaaaaggtgatgccttttggcttGAAAAATGTAGGGTCTAcctatcagaggatgatgactaggatgtttgaGCAGCAATTGGGCAAGAatattgaagtctacatagacgatatggtggtgaagagcaaGGTGGTGTTCGAGCATGTGCGAGACCTTGAGGATATTTTTGGGATACTAAGGAAACACAAGCTACGCCTTAATACTTCCAAGTGCTCTTGTGGCGTGGGATCAGACAAATTCCTAGGCTATATAGTCACTCATAGGGAAATTAAGGTCAACCCTAATCAGGTGAGGGCAATAAACAGTCTACAACCACCTCAAAATCCCAAAGAAGTCCAAAAGCTAACAAGAATGACTGCTACCTTGAATCGGTTCATCTCTCGGTCAGCGAATAGGTGCAGACCTTTCTTTCAGTTGTtgaataaatggaagggatttgagtggaccgaggagtgtgcctCGGCCTTTCAACAGCTTAAGGAATACCTTTCTCGGCCACCTGTCATGTCCAGGCCCAAGGTGGACGAGGTATTGTTTGTTTACATTGTTGTGGCTTCTCACGCTATAAGTTTAGTATTGGTGCAAGTTGATAGTGGTGTGCAGAGGCTAGTTTATTACGTGAGCAAGTCACTACATGAGGTCAAGGTCCATTACCTACCCCTGGAAAAGGCCATTTTGGCAGTTGTGCATGCTACGCATAAGCTCCCTTACTACTTCCAATCACACACTGTTGTTGTCTTGACCCAGCTTCCTCTTAGGTCTCTACTTCAGAGTGTTGATTACATAGGAaggattgccaagtggggaacgatcttaggggcttttgatatcaaatacatgccttGCACCTCTATCAAGGGTTAGGTTCTCGCCGATTTTGTGGCCGAGTTTGGTCAAACCCTACTAGAAGGGAGAGTAGAGAAGtagaacatggatggaaaatcggttggtgcAATCTCTTTGCAAGAACCTTTGTCTTGGAAGATATACATAGATGGCGCAGCAAATCATAGAGGATCTGGAGTGAGGCTAGTTCTGATATCTCCCGAGAGGATTACaattgagaaatccttaagaTTGGGTTTCTCGGCTATAAACAACAAAGCTAAGTATGAAACTCTGTTGGTAGGGATGACCATGGttcagaaaatgggtggaaaagtAGTGGAAATTGATAAGAatgcaaaatgtcatatttttctcccttaatgtttagtcttttatatttatttggtgcctaaatgtacttattattattatattttgatttaggatgaaaatggaggcattaagtgcaaaacaTAGCTAATTGGGCGATTCTAGATAGCTTTGACATCTCTTTGTAATCTaggcataactctctcatccgagctccgattgagatgattcaagatgctatggaatgccaagacaaagctctacaactttaatgttttgagttttgagagatacaggcTGCATCAAGGTTGAAATTgggcttgaagttgctgcaccaGCACTGCTGACgttctggaatgttcctttgcctgaAATTCTAATACGCAGATCTGATGGGGTTTATTTTCAGAAGCTTCCAGATCTGGTGCACGAAATTTCCAGCAgtaaaacaccactttcctagttatattaggactttgttttattt contains:
- the LOC115995119 gene encoding autophagy-related protein 13b, which produces MPPSRGNHSHSDAAKLEQIITEFYTKSLHIILESRTPYVSSRNFSGEQIMSMSLSSPSSSSSSASASASTSAASSVRPRPRDKWFNLALRGYPGAMENLDLWHHSNPEPMVVDVVLVLQRPLDWDPTLNFSPTREEIVIERWVLQYDHTRKVKDNHSSGSSRRSGNTTLHTLYKKSMLLLRSLYLTVRLLPAYKVFRDLNSSAQLRTFSLAYHVSSVIEPFPRSAEAEMQRFDFTPIETTAGRLCLLVLYRSSLLDLSSEPTPLTPQVIPDYVGSPLAEPLKRFPSLPVAGLGNHGSPSSLPFSRRHSWGFDLYRASSPTVSFSPSPTHSESNASISNPASRRFPPTSLPPHPPGTSIAHKNTTSFDEYCPSPTFSPSPTPSPPIYIPGAHLSKDLLRSESAPVNIPTTRLSSLPALSNKQYLPPSPPIKNTRSGTLRTDKFTGPIQTGAAVEQLFSLGKDDNRKYFGTKIPSNDSPRISFSRSSSRSLPDDFDDPEFDCPFDVDDVDMTDPGSRPGSFDQKGHISQDAAVGDLVRMLKKAPPLCPEFSNSVNVPQVSGSEIWSSSSQEPHPAAQNEVSASVTSSGPGRSKTTADALEELQGYREMKKLLLKQGSKSYT